The region CGTACCTTCCGGTCTGGGTGGTGAAGGCGGTATGGTTCAGACGCAGCCACCCGCACCATCTCCAGCACAACCACAATCTGGCGCTCCGAGCGGTACCCAGCCAGGACCTCAACAGGCGTCGCAGAATCCAACTCCTTCTACAGGTAACGCCTCTTCGTctctaaatataattcaatgcATAAGAGAAATAGGTCTTTGACTAAACTtgcttatttcttttattaacagATCCCGAAAAGCGAAAGCTTATCCAACAGCAGCTGGTGCTTCTGTTACATGCGCACAAATGCCAGCGCCGAGAAACGTCGCAAACCAACGGTGAAGTATGGACCTGCACTTTGCCACACTGCAAGACTATGAAAAATGTTCTAAATCACATGACGACTTGCAATGCAGGCAAGTCTTGTACTGTCGCACATTGCAGTTCTTCAAGGCAAATCATTAGTCATTGGAAAAATTGTATCAGAACTGACTGCCCGGTTTGTTTACCTCTTAAGCAGGCGGACAAGAACAGAAATAATCCTAATGGTAAGTggacatttttattgatgctttatatttattaaactttcaacACTATATTGTATATGACTTTTTTAACCATGCAAAAAGGTCTTTTATGATTAGTTACTAGTTCAGTAATGTTATTGAAGAATTCTTATTCAgatattgttttaaagaattgatgttgaatattttattcttatagtataaattaaaacaataagattaaaatttaatttaattgaatatagtTAATCAAATTCAACTGTGCACaacatttattagttttcttaTTTGTGACAAAAAATACTATCCTCTATTTTATCATAACAACTATGGACAAATCCTGTTTCCATTGTGTGTATTAGTAGCTTAAAAGGTTTGAAAGTTACATATAGAATTCTTATAATGCCTGTTTTTTACATACCGATTTATCGGCCTTTTTGCACTTCATGTTACCCCGATGAATTATAGGAAAAAATTGGTATGTGTAAAGTGCGAAACCGGAAAAATTTGCTGAATTAATCGATCGTTGAGAAGAGACAAGCAACTAGATTACCCTTATTGTTGCAATTACatctgaattttataatcgCTATATCAAGAAATTTTTTCAGTAGAATCGTAACACGTTTTCAAAAATGAACCACCAAATATATTGTAGGCTTACATAAGTTacagaaactaaagtatcgaAGTATCTAGATAATTCatacgtaattttatttgattgttaATATACTAATTGTAAATAGTAAGTATAGCATGTTTGCCTCAgcggaatattaaaaaaatataggagCGTTTTCAACTTCCACCAAAAagttaatctaaataataaacgaaTAAACATGATAGTCAATCAATAATTACAACACTTCAAAGaaactacattaaattttacaggGGACAGAATGTAAGCTTTGGagaatttttaagataatcaTTGTCTAACAGATATCTCTTCCAAAATCTCACTCACTCAACACTTCACATTAATTGAGTTTGGACACCCTTACACAAACGATGTCACCCTTAGAAAAAATCGCGCAGGTTTTTGTAGTAGACGTCCCAGGATTTATTaccaacttattaaaaaaataaattatttttgactttatagaagaaaatatattaaatacaagcGCTTTGTTGTAACATTGTTTTATGACCTGTGACAAATCTCATTTGTATTCACGGTACAGCCCTGACGAGTAGAAAAAGCTTTGTCTCACCTCTTCCATGAAATGTCTATACTTCAATCTTGAAGTtacaatctgtcaaaatttagaatttgcaCAACAGCTTTCAAAAGTGAAGTCGTgggaaaatatcatttttctaTTTCGTCACGTTATTACCTGCTTGAAACAAGAAACGTGTAGGAACTATCGTACTTTCTCAATTGAAAGAGTAAGCaacttaacataataatatgttaatactttaatttttcatctGCCTTTGTGACATATCATTTAATATGATTCTGAtgtcttcaaaattatttaccgatttttgatattttattgtatcttCTGTTAGCAGCTGCTGCTAATCCACCACAGACAAACCAGTCACAGAATCAGTGCCCCACTGACATGCGTCGTGCGTACGAAGCTCTAGGCATCCAGTGCCCAACGACTGGGGCGGGACCCACACCGCCCGGCTTACTTCCGAACCCGGGCCCAACTAGGCCTCAGATGAGGACTCTCCCAGGTGGACCGACAATACCAAACATAAATCCAAACATGGGTGGTGTGAGAGTTTTGGCGCCACCTGGTGCCAACCCACCGACCGTGTCTTTGCCACTTAGCAGCGATCCTTCAACACAAACCGGACAGGGAATCGCCAGTCAAGCTCAAACATTGCAGCAACAGACTGTTAACACTGTGATGTTCGGACTGGCGTCCGGAGCGGAGGCCGCTAATCAAGGTTTGGGAAACCCGGCGGGTTTGCAGGCCGGTCAGGTAACGGCCTCGCCGGTGGCTGGAACGAAGGAGTGGCATCAGAGTGTCACTCCAGATCTTCGAAATCACCTTGTTCATAAACTGGTGCAAGCAATATTTCCGACACCTGATCCGCAAGCACTGCTTGACAAACGTATGCACAATTTGGTGGCTTATGCGCGGAAAGTAGAAGGTGACATGTACGAGATGGCCAATTCTCGATCGGAATATTACCATTTATTAGcggagaaaatatataaaatacaaaaagaacTGGAAGAGAAACGACAGAAAAGAAAAGAACAACAGCTCCAACAGCAGGCGAATCCTCAGATAAGACCAAACCTTCAAGTAGGTCCTCGTCCTGGAGTACCAGGTAATCTAATTCAGCCACAGCAGTCGCAGTCGCAATTGAGAAGCGGCTCCCCCTCACTGGTCCAAGGCAACCTTCCATCGGGCTTGGGAGGTGTTCTCAATCAAAACAGACTTATGTTCCCCatgcaacaacaacaacagtccACGCAACCAAATACGCAAACACCACAACAATCACTTCAACAGGTATCACAGTCTCAAAACAACCAACAGTCTCAACCGCAGCAGACTGTGGGTCTTCCAGGGCCTAGTCCAACCCAGTCGAATCCTGGATTATCGCCCTTCAGCGGTAACCCCCTTTCACAGGGTAGCACAACGGGTCCGTCGACTGGTGGCGGTGGCCCATTCCCGCCAACCAGTAACGGTTCGGTCTCCCTGCCTCAGGCATCACCCGCGAGTCAGCCTAATTTCAACGATATGATTCAAAAGAAAATGGCGCCTTCTCCCGGTTTTCAAGTACAAACACCACTATCTCAACAATCACAACAGGGACAATCGAATACCACGAACGGCACGATTGGTCGAATACCGTCCGGAGCATCGTCGGTCCCCGGTTCGGAGAATGCGACCACGCCACAGGACGCGAACGTGGCGAACGCCATGGCCGGTCCGAAGTCCGTTAGTTCTTCCAGAGGTCCGTCACCGGCGCCCGCAACTCCCGTACAAGCATCACCTGCACCCATCGCCAGCATGGGCAAGGGCATGAGTAGCGCGGAACGTGCGGCCCAAAATGCACCTCGAACCTCCTCACTGTCGACGCAGATGAGTGCCATACTGGCTGCCTCTGAACGAAACGACGAGTCTCCATCGCCACCGTCTGCCAACAAGGGCAAACTCGATCAGATGAAAATGGAATCTGTCGACATAAAGCAAGAAGAGGGCGAACACAACGACAACCAAAACGATTCCATGGGtggcaaaaatattaagaactcATCAGATATCAAGTCGGAGGTATtttgataaacaattttaattaattgactttTTGTATGacgaatttttgtttatttcagaTCAAGTCAGAAATAAAGAGTGAACCCATGGAAGAGGGCGATATACACCCTAATTCCACCATTAAAGAAGCCATAGTCAAAAAAGAGGAAAATGctgattcttcagatactaaACCAGTTGTACCTGAAAGTGGCATATCGCCCTCAATCGGTGTTAAAACCAAATGCAGTacgtatatttattacatactttttcatttaaaaatgtaattcccgtcctttgaaattatttaccattGTGATTTCACTCTTTAGTTTTCAAACCCGACGAACTGCGCCAAAAGCTCATGCCAACATTGGAGAAACTGTTTCGTCAAGATCCAGAATCCATACCGTTTCGTCAACCTGTCGATCCTCAAACACTTGGCATACCAGATTATTTCGACATCGTTAAGAAGCCGATGGATCTTTCGACGATCAAAAGGAAACTGGATATCGGTCAGTATTCTGATCCGTGGGAATATGTCGATGATGTGTGGCTGATGTTCGACAACGCTTGGCTCTACAACAGAAAAACCAGTAGAGTGTACAGATATTGTACAAAGGTATGAGAAAATCAGTTCTTGgttgttttgaattttcttaattcgtcaatttttttagttaagcGAAGTTTTTGAGCAAGAGATCGATCCAGTGATGCAGAGCATGGGATATTGCTGCGGTaggaaatatacttttaatccCCAGGTGTTGTGCTGTTATGGAAAACAGTTATGCACAATAGCTAGAGATGcaaaatattatagttatcAGAATAGGTaagtttgatttaaatttctatattttaattaaatatcttttaaaaattttttgaactgTACTgactatttgtttaatatcagCTTGAAGGCATATGGACTGGGTTCAGACAGGTACACTTTCTGCCAGAAGTGTTTCAATGATATTCAAGGAGACACTGTAACATTAGGTGATGATCCAACACAAACGCAAACGTAAGTACTTTTTAttctaaagattttattttctgaTGATTAATTTACGTTTACTATCAATAGTGCCATCAAAAAGGAAATGTTCAAAGAAATGAAGAACGATCATCTGGAAATGGAAGCATTTGTAAACTGTACAGACTGTAGTCGAAAGTTACATCAGATATGTGTCTTGCACCATGAGGCCATATGGCAACAAGGTTTTACTTGTGACGGCTGTCTGGCGAAGAAGGGTCAAAAGAGACGTGAAAATAGGTTTAACGCCAAACGGTTGCCACCTACTCACTTAGGAATGTATATCGAAAATAgggtaagtaaattaaatatttcatatcatatttttttctataaatcgtggactatttatttatttgtatcatTGTAATTATAGGTCAATATGTACCTGAAAAAGAAAGAAGCGGGCGCGGGCGACGTTTCAATTCGGGTGGTGTCGAGCAGCGAGAAAATGGTAGAGGTGAAACCTGGTATGCGAAGTAAATTCGTTGAGACGGGCGAGCTCGCTAGTGAATTTCCTTATCGTGCAAAAGCACTATTCGCCTTTGAGGAGATCGACGGCACCGACGTCTGCTTCTTCGGTATGCACGTCCAAGAATACGGATCGGAATGTCCACCGCCAAATACTAGGCGCGTCTATATCGCCTACTTGGATTCGGTGCATTTCTTCAAACCACGTCAATTTCGAACGGCTGTTTACCATGAAATTCTTCTGGGTTATATGGACTATGTTAAACAACTTGGTTACACCATGGCACACATTTGGGCCTGTCCCCCATCGGAAGGTGACGACTACATCTTTCATTGTCATCCAAACGAACAAAAGATTCCGAAGCCTAAGAGACTGCAAGACTGGTATAAGAAGATGCTTGATAAAGGCATCATAGAAAGAATAGTACTAGATTATAAGGATATATTAAAGCAAGCAATGGAAGATAATCTTAGGTCCGCGGCCGACCTCCCGTACTTTGAGGGCGACTTCTGGCCAAATGTTCTAGAAGAAAGTATCAAAGAACTTGACCAAGAAGAAgaggaaaaaagaaaacaggCGGAGGCTGCGGAAGCTGCGGTaagaatatacataattacatTGTTTACAATGATGTGATGTTTTAACTATTGTAGTTACAGATATTTTCCATGTCAGAAGAAAGTGAAGTGGGTCCAGATGGCAAGAAAAAAGGTCAGAAGAAAGCAAAAAAGAGTACCAAGTCAAAGGCAAACCAAAGAAAAAATACCAAGAAGTCGAATGCCCACGAGACCGGCAATGATCTTTCGGCGAAGATTTTTGCCACTATGGAAAAGCACAAAGAAGTATTCTTTGTTATTAGACTTCATTCAGTACAATCCGCAGCTAG is a window of Aethina tumida isolate Nest 87 chromosome 7, icAetTumi1.1, whole genome shotgun sequence DNA encoding:
- the LOC109596465 gene encoding CREB-binding protein isoform X3; the encoded protein is MADHLVDGPPNAKRQKLESFQGPSDPAYNYGMGPSQALSTSMGDGISNPRTHWNYSQQQNVFTSMDGLLDLENDLPDELISSSSWGMSDNMGNNTKPPAQGPGPGTIQNGIETNDSNTLRQMQINQILQQTKPGLANPLSQLGNKSPNLQSPPNVSVAKGVVDQLNLGSLPSSMTNNVGLQSIANNGSTPQVMSSIQGINNSAGGNMIMTNSNMNTIGGMAGGGLVVSSSVNKPLTNTTNMLAPGQPHHGGNHNVPQGLQNGPIINRIPMSTFGTQRIPGPHVHMGGPRLAAPNTMIGAGGGPVNQGLGATSAGGTATPYSYQNMNATSGGPPQGVQQQQVGKLGNCARLGAPAGAVPPGGVPSGLGGEGGMVQTQPPAPSPAQPQSGAPSGTQPGPQQASQNPTPSTDPEKRKLIQQQLVLLLHAHKCQRRETSQTNGEVWTCTLPHCKTMKNVLNHMTTCNAGKSCTVAHCSSSRQIISHWKNCIRTDCPVCLPLKQADKNRNNPNAAAANPPQTNQSQNQCPTDMRRAYEALGIQCPTTGAGPTPPGLLPNPGPTRPQMRTLPGGPTIPNINPNMGGVRVLAPPGANPPTVSLPLSSDPSTQTGQGIASQAQTLQQQTVNTVMFGLASGAEAANQGLGNPAGLQAGQVTASPVAGTKEWHQSVTPDLRNHLVHKLVQAIFPTPDPQALLDKRMHNLVAYARKVEGDMYEMANSRSEYYHLLAEKIYKIQKELEEKRQKRKEQQLQQQANPQIRPNLQVGPRPGVPGNLIQPQQSQSQLRSGSPSLVQGNLPSGLGGVLNQNRLMFPMQQQQQSTQPNTQTPQQSLQQVSQSQNNQQSQPQQTVGLPGPSPTQSNPGLSPFSGNPLSQGSTTGPSTGGGGPFPPTSNGSVSLPQASPASQPNFNDMIQKKMAPSPGFQVQTPLSQQSQQGQSNTTNGTIGRIPSGASSVPGSENATTPQDANVANAMAGPKSVSSSRGPSPAPATPVQASPAPIASMGKGMSSAERAAQNAPRTSSLSTQMSAILAASERNDESPSPPSANKGKLDQMKMESVDIKQEEGEHNDNQNDSMGGKNIKNSSDIKSEIKSEIKSEPMEEGDIHPNSTIKEAIVKKEENADSSDTKPVVPESGISPSIGVKTKCIFKPDELRQKLMPTLEKLFRQDPESIPFRQPVDPQTLGIPDYFDIVKKPMDLSTIKRKLDIGQYSDPWEYVDDVWLMFDNAWLYNRKTSRVYRYCTKLSEVFEQEIDPVMQSMGYCCGRKYTFNPQVLCCYGKQLCTIARDAKYYSYQNSLKAYGLGSDRYTFCQKCFNDIQGDTVTLGDDPTQTQTAIKKEMFKEMKNDHLEMEAFVNCTDCSRKLHQICVLHHEAIWQQGFTCDGCLAKKGQKRRENRFNAKRLPPTHLGMYIENRVNMYLKKKEAGAGDVSIRVVSSSEKMVEVKPGMRSKFVETGELASEFPYRAKALFAFEEIDGTDVCFFGMHVQEYGSECPPPNTRRVYIAYLDSVHFFKPRQFRTAVYHEILLGYMDYVKQLGYTMAHIWACPPSEGDDYIFHCHPNEQKIPKPKRLQDWYKKMLDKGIIERIVLDYKDILKQAMEDNLRSAADLPYFEGDFWPNVLEESIKELDQEEEEKRKQAEAAEAAIFSMSEESEVGPDGKKKGQKKAKKSTKSKANQRKNTKKSNAHETGNDLSAKIFATMEKHKEVFFVIRLHSVQSAASLKAIQDPDQCISCDLMDGRDAFLTLAREKHYEFSSLRRAKFSTMSMLYELHNQGQDKFVYTCNACKAHVETRYHCTFCEDFDLCTQCYKKDGHPHPMDRLGLDIDDGSSPGSNVTPSEQRKLSIQRCIQSLVHACQCRDANCRLASCQKMRRVVNHTKQCKRKTNGGCPICKQLIALCCYHAKHCQETKCPVPFCSNIKHKLKQQQLQQRLQQAQLLRRRMAVMSRGVAPSSVSTLPGTNNMMSVGGGSGGTQSVVPGGGAISPANSIGSGGLANAGMGGIQSPHQPGIGLKPGTQTPPANVLQVVKQVQEEAARQQAPHVGYGKVAPGGAAGQVVGGQSMPPPQLRCQMPVPQGGNLLPMEQWQQRYPAGVTPGGMRQPGAQMLPTGQMGGGMQQPNQQGGAGGIVRPPPGGGPPQNTGAPPPQMMQKQALQQLMATLRSPHSPEQQQQILSILKANPQLMAAFIKQRQAQQMQQGSGGGAAPPQQPLQHLMNAQTQQAAAQQAAANRLSQMPLSSMLGQQLNQQQQGQPQGLQQGQQLTPQQQQWYQHQKMIQLRQQQAQQQQQQQQGFQQPPAPPSYQQRLPAIRQPHVGYNNSFGDQQYAPMQGLKPTPPPVPSPQGVMGPPQGQGMTVQQQQQLMQSVSSPPIRSPQPSPSSRPSPSPRNQAVPSPRGPQPSPHDLASAAASEMLLGGGGPGGGPTSQNHAGSGLHPHASPVAQQSGQQQPDGGDITPMTPQDQLSKFVEQL
- the LOC109596465 gene encoding CREB-binding protein isoform X5 → MADHLVDGPPNAKRQKLESFQGPSDPAYNYGMGPSQALSTSMGDGISNPRTHWNYSQQQNVFTSMDGLLDLENDLPDELISSSSWGMSDNMGNNTKPPAQGPGPGTIQNGIETNDSNTLRQMQINQILQQTKPGLANPLSQLGNKSPNLQSPPNVSVAKGVVDQLNLGSLPSSMTNNVGLQSIANNGSTPQVMSSIQGINNSAGGNMIMTNSNMNTIGGMAGGGLVVSSSVNKPLTNTTNMLAPGQPHHGGNHNVPQGLQNGPIINRIPMSTFGTQRIPGPHVHMGGPRLAAPNTMIGAGGGPVNQGLGATSAGGTATPYSYQNMNATSGGPPQGVQQQQVGKLGNCARLGAPAGAVPPGGVPSGLGGEGGMVQTQPPAPSPAQPQSGAPSGTQPGPQQASQNPTPSTDPEKRKLIQQQLVLLLHAHKCQRRETSQTNGEVWTCTLPHCKTMKNVLNHMTTCNAGKSCTVAHCSSSRQIISHWKNCIRTDCPVCLPLKQADKNRNNPNAAANPPQTNQSQNQCPTDMRRAYEALGIQCPTTGAGPTPPGLLPNPGPTRPQMRTLPGGPTIPNINPNMGGVRVLAPPGANPPTVSLPLSSDPSTQTGQGIASQAQTLQQQTVNTVMFGLASGAEAANQGLGNPAGLQAGQVTASPVAGTKEWHQSVTPDLRNHLVHKLVQAIFPTPDPQALLDKRMHNLVAYARKVEGDMYEMANSRSEYYHLLAEKIYKIQKELEEKRQKRKEQQLQQQANPQIRPNLQVGPRPGVPGNLIQPQQSQSQLRSGSPSLVQGNLPSGLGGVLNQNRLMFPMQQQQQSTQPNTQTPQQSLQQVSQSQNNQQSQPQQTVGLPGPSPTQSNPGLSPFSGNPLSQGSTTGPSTGGGGPFPPTSNGSVSLPQASPASQPNFNDMIQKKMAPSPGFQVQTPLSQQSQQGQSNTTNGTIGRIPSGASSVPGSENATTPQDANVANAMAGPKSVSSSRGPSPAPATPVQASPAPIASMGKGMSSAERAAQNAPRTSSLSTQMSAILAASERNDESPSPPSANKGKLDQMKMESVDIKQEEGEHNDNQNDSMGGKNIKNSSDIKSEIKSEIKSEPMEEGDIHPNSTIKEAIVKKEENADSSDTKPVVPESGISPSIGVKTKCIFKPDELRQKLMPTLEKLFRQDPESIPFRQPVDPQTLGIPDYFDIVKKPMDLSTIKRKLDIGQYSDPWEYVDDVWLMFDNAWLYNRKTSRVYRYCTKLSEVFEQEIDPVMQSMGYCCGRKYTFNPQVLCCYGKQLCTIARDAKYYSYQNSLKAYGLGSDRYTFCQKCFNDIQGDTVTLGDDPTQTQTAIKKEMFKEMKNDHLEMEAFVNCTDCSRKLHQICVLHHEAIWQQGFTCDGCLAKKGQKRRENRFNAKRLPPTHLGMYIENRVNMYLKKKEAGAGDVSIRVVSSSEKMVEVKPGMRSKFVETGELASEFPYRAKALFAFEEIDGTDVCFFGMHVQEYGSECPPPNTRRVYIAYLDSVHFFKPRQFRTAVYHEILLGYMDYVKQLGYTMAHIWACPPSEGDDYIFHCHPNEQKIPKPKRLQDWYKKMLDKGIIERIVLDYKDILKQAMEDNLRSAADLPYFEGDFWPNVLEESIKELDQEEEEKRKQAEAAEAAIFSMSEESEVGPDGKKKGQKKAKKSTKSKANQRKNTKKSNAHETGNDLSAKIFATMEKHKEVFFVIRLHSVQSAASLKAIQDPDQCISCDLMDGRDAFLTLAREKHYEFSSLRRAKFSTMSMLYELHNQGQDKFVYTCNACKAHVETRYHCTFCEDFDLCTQCYKKDGHPHPMDRLGLDIDDGSSPGSNVTPSEQRKLSIQRCIQSLVHACQCRDANCRLASCQKMRRVVNHTKQCKRKTNGGCPICKQLIALCCYHAKHCQETKCPVPFCSNIKHKLKQQQLQQRLQQAQLLRRRMAVMSRGVAPSSVSTLPGTNNMMSVGGGSGGTQSVVPGGGAISPANSIGSGGLANAGMGGIQSPHQPGIGLKPGTQTPPANVLQVVKQVQEEAARQQAPHVGYGKVAPGGAAGQVVGGQSMPPPQLRCQMPVPQGGNLLPMEQWQQRYPAGVTPGGMRQPGAQMLPTGQMGGGMQQPNQQGGAGGIVRPPPGGGPPQNTGAPPPQMMQKQALQQLMATLRSPHSPEQQQQILSILKANPQLMAAFIKQRQAQQMQQGSGGGAAPPQQPLQHLMNAQTQQAAAQQAAANRLSQMPLSSMLGQQLNQQQQGQPQGLQQGQQLTPQQQQWYQHQKMIQLRQQQAQQQQQQQQGFQQPPAPPSYQQRLPAIRQPHVGYNNSFGDQQYAPMQGLKPTPPPVPSPQGVMGPPQGQGMTVQQQQQLMQSVSSPPIRSPQPSPSSRPSPSPRNQAVPSPRGPQPSPHDLASAAASEMLLGGGGPGGGPTSQNHAGSGLHPHASPVAQQSGQQQPDGGDITPMTPQDQLSKFVEQL
- the LOC109596465 gene encoding CREB-binding protein isoform X2 — encoded protein: MADHLVDGPPNAKRQKLESFQGPSDPAYNYGMGPSQALSTSMGDGISNPRTHWNYSQQQNVFTSMDGLLDLENDLPDELISSSSWGMSDNMGNNTKPPAQGPGPGTIQNGIETNDSNTLRQMQINQILQQTKPGLANPLSQLGNKSPNLQSPPNVSVAKGVVDQLNLGSLPSSMTNNVGLQSIANNGSTPQVMSSIQGINNSAGGNMIMTNSNMNTIGGMAGGGLVVSSSVNKPLTNTTNMLAPGQPHHGGNHNVPQGLQNGPIINRIPMSTFGTQRIPGPHVHMGGPRLAAPNTMIGAGGGPVNQGLGATSAGGTATPYSYQNMNATSGGPPQGVQQQQVGKLGNCARLGAPAGAVPPGGVPSGLGGEGGMVQTQPPAPSPAQPQSGAPSGTQPGPQQASQNPTPSTDPEKRKLIQQQLVLLLHAHKCQRRETSQTNGEVWTCTLPHCKTMKNVLNHMTTCNAGKSCTVAHCSSSRQIISHWKNCIRTDCPVCLPLKQADKNRNNPNAAANPPQTNQSQNQCPTDMRRAYEALGIQCPTTGAGPTPPGLLPNPGPTRPQMRTLPGGPTIPNINPNMGGVRVLAPPGANPPTVSLPLSSDPSTQTGQGIASQAQTLQQQTVNTVMFGLASGAEAANQGLGNPAGLQAGQVTASPVAGTKEWHQSVTPDLRNHLVHKLVQAIFPTPDPQALLDKRMHNLVAYARKVEGDMYEMANSRSEYYHLLAEKIYKIQKELEEKRQKRKEQQLQQQANPQIRPNLQVGPRPGVPGNLIQPQQSQSQLRSGSPSLVQGNLPSGLGGVLNQNRLMFPMQQQQQSTQPNTQTPQQSLQQVSQSQNNQQSQPQQTVGLPGPSPTQSNPGLSPFSGNPLSQGSTTGPSTGGGGPFPPTSNGSVSLPQASPASQPNFNDMIQKKMAPSPGFQVQTPLSQQSQQGQSNTTNGTIGRIPSGASSVPGSENATTPQDANVANAMAGPKSVSSSRGPSPAPATPVQASPAPIASMGKGMSSAERAAQNAPRTSSLSTQMSAILAASERNDESPSPPSANKGKLDQMKMESVDIKQEEGEHNDNQNDSMGGKNIKNSSDIKSEIKSEIKSEPMEEGDIHPNSTIKEAIVKKEENADSSDTKPVVPESGISPSIGVKTKCIFKPDELRQKLMPTLEKLFRQDPESIPFRQPVDPQTLGIPDYFDIVKKPMDLSTIKRKLDIGQYSDPWEYVDDVWLMFDNAWLYNRKTSRVYRYCTKLSEVFEQEIDPVMQSMGYCCGRKYTFNPQVLCCYGKQLCTIARDAKYYSYQNSLKAYGLGSDRYTFCQKCFNDIQGDTVTLGDDPTQTQTAIKKEMFKEMKNDHLEMEAFVNCTDCSRKLHQICVLHHEAIWQQGFTCDGCLAKKGQKRRENRFNAKRLPPTHLGMYIENRVNMYLKKKEAGAGDVSIRVVSSSEKMVEVKPGMRSKFVETGELASEFPYRAKALFAFEEIDGTDVCFFGMHVQEYGSECPPPNTRRVYIAYLDSVHFFKPRQFRTAVYHEILLGYMDYVKQLGYTMAHIWACPPSEGDDYIFHCHPNEQKIPKPKRLQDWYKKMLDKGIIERIVLDYKDILKQAMEDNLRSAADLPYFEGDFWPNVLEESIKELDQEEEEKRKQAEAAEAALQIFSMSEESEVGPDGKKKGQKKAKKSTKSKANQRKNTKKSNAHETGNDLSAKIFATMEKHKEVFFVIRLHSVQSAASLKAIQDPDQCISCDLMDGRDAFLTLAREKHYEFSSLRRAKFSTMSMLYELHNQGQDKFVYTCNACKAHVETRYHCTFCEDFDLCTQCYKKDGHPHPMDRLGLDIDDGSSPGSNVTPSEQRKLSIQRCIQSLVHACQCRDANCRLASCQKMRRVVNHTKQCKRKTNGGCPICKQLIALCCYHAKHCQETKCPVPFCSNIKHKLKQQQLQQRLQQAQLLRRRMAVMSRGVAPSSVSTLPGTNNMMSVGGGSGGTQSVVPGGGAISPANSIGSGGLANAGMGGIQSPHQPGIGLKPGTQTPPANVLQVVKQVQEEAARQQAPHVGYGKVAPGGAAGQVVGGQSMPPPQLRCQMPVPQGGNLLPMEQWQQRYPAGVTPGGMRQPGAQMLPTGQMGGGMQQPNQQGGAGGIVRPPPGGGPPQNTGAPPPQMMQKQALQQLMATLRSPHSPEQQQQILSILKANPQLMAAFIKQRQAQQMQQGSGGGAAPPQQPLQHLMNAQTQQAAAQQAAANRLSQMPLSSMLGQQLNQQQQGQPQGLQQGQQLTPQQQQWYQHQKMIQLRQQQAQQQQQQQQGFQQPPAPPSYQQRLPAIRQPHVGYNNSFGDQQYAPMQGLKPTPPPVPSPQGVMGPPQGQGMTVQQQQQLMQSVSSPPIRSPQPSPSSRPSPSPRNQAVPSPRGPQPSPHDLASAAASEMLLGGGGPGGGPTSQNHAGSGLHPHASPVAQQSGQQQPDGGDITPMTPQDQLSKFVEQL